The Mechercharimyces sp. CAU 1602 genome includes a region encoding these proteins:
- a CDS encoding spore germination protein — translation MWFKKQDRGRNIRELMRALSKSSDFVHYHQNQGPRTYLIYYFKTLIDSTQMHRDILPYLDRDGIDSLEDMKGLFPINDVEILSDPAKIEEKLLAGYLFIQLHERDGKGIVVQAALTKSRAVSQTEIEFSVTGPKEAFIEDLDTNLNMIRRRIPNGKLRIDELTVGKATKTNVAILHLEGITNKDYVDRLHHRITNQNFDMFTDSSLLGEIVSDNSLSIFPQVLETERTDRVVALLEYGSVVFLSNGSPNAVVMPATLGWYFSSFDDYYLPWIIGSFFRIIRMFAVLFSVVATPLYVAVLTYHYEMIPSDLLATLVSSRTNIPFSPFMEALFLEITIELLREAGARMPTKIGQTLGIVGGIVIGTASVQASLTSNVLLIIVSLSALASFTTAIYRMTNTVRVLRYPLLIFAATWGLAGLVLCLLFYMVHLIRLTSLGVPYLAPVYPPRWHDLTHQTLFRPSYAREYLRPSFLRAQEPKRFDPKPDIREKEKKDIDE, via the coding sequence ATGTGGTTTAAGAAACAGGATCGTGGGCGTAATATAAGGGAGCTTATGCGCGCGCTGAGTAAGTCATCCGACTTTGTTCATTATCATCAAAATCAAGGCCCTCGTACTTACTTGATCTACTACTTTAAAACTTTGATTGACTCGACACAGATGCATCGCGATATCTTGCCTTATTTAGATCGGGATGGGATCGACAGCTTAGAAGATATGAAAGGGTTATTTCCTATTAATGATGTTGAAATTTTAAGTGATCCGGCAAAGATCGAAGAAAAATTGTTAGCCGGTTACCTCTTTATACAGCTGCATGAGCGGGATGGGAAAGGAATTGTCGTTCAAGCGGCTCTCACTAAATCGCGAGCTGTCTCTCAAACTGAAATCGAGTTTAGTGTAACGGGTCCCAAAGAAGCATTTATAGAGGATTTAGATACGAATCTAAACATGATTAGGCGGCGTATACCTAATGGAAAACTGCGGATAGACGAGCTAACGGTTGGGAAGGCTACTAAAACCAATGTGGCTATCTTGCACTTAGAGGGAATAACGAATAAGGATTATGTGGATCGCTTGCATCATCGGATTACAAATCAAAACTTCGATATGTTTACCGATTCCAGTTTATTAGGTGAGATTGTGAGCGATAACTCTCTGTCTATCTTTCCGCAGGTTTTGGAGACGGAACGAACCGATCGGGTGGTGGCATTATTAGAATATGGTAGTGTGGTCTTTTTGAGTAATGGTTCTCCCAATGCGGTAGTGATGCCCGCAACCTTAGGTTGGTATTTTAGCTCATTTGATGATTACTATCTTCCTTGGATTATTGGGTCTTTTTTCCGCATCATTCGTATGTTTGCTGTTCTTTTTTCAGTGGTGGCTACCCCGCTTTATGTTGCTGTTTTAACGTATCATTATGAAATGATTCCCTCTGATCTTCTCGCTACGTTGGTTTCCTCACGTACCAATATTCCCTTTAGCCCTTTTATGGAGGCACTCTTTTTAGAGATTACGATTGAGCTTTTGCGTGAAGCAGGGGCGCGCATGCCGACAAAAATTGGACAAACCCTGGGTATTGTGGGCGGTATTGTGATTGGAACAGCCTCAGTGCAAGCTTCTTTAACAAGTAATGTGTTGTTAATTATCGTCTCCCTATCTGCACTTGCCTCCTTCACTACGGCTATATACCGCATGACGAACACTGTGCGTGTGTTACGGTATCCTCTGTTAATATTTGCGGCTACTTGGGGATTGGCAGGTCTTGTACTTTGTCTTCTCTTTTATATGGTACATCTGATTAGACTTACTTCACTGGGAGTGCCCTATTTAGCACCCGTCTATCCTCCACGCTGGCACGACTTGACGCACCAAACATTATTTCGCCCCTCTTATGCGCGTGAGTATTTGCGCCCCAGCTTTTTGCGCGCACAAGAACCGAAACGATTTGATCCAAAACCAGACATAAGGGAGAAAGAGAAGAAGGATATCGACGAATAA
- a CDS encoding spore germination protein, whose product MQVKVKERNQISPSLVYYLVVANQLGVGVLGFEQILSHSVGNEAWIVVLIGGLTIYPLIWMIYRICEQEQSDVMGIHEHLLGKWVGSFVNLLWMGYGFLIALVIIRTYLEVLQVWLFPSLNEWVFASMFLILSYYVISGGFRTVTGIAYFSILLTTWLVFTTVYTYEFAHPSNLLPIFHHKLGEFVQGLRENTLSYLGFELLLIYYPFIKQAEKSRKWAYLGHSTTVFFYLFAVIASTMYYSQGELAETIWSSINKLKMVELPFLERFEYLAVAVWISAVLPNLCMGLWVASRIGKKIWGGRQRHILVVMILVCLLLTGMIEERETINNLNNWLAMIGFYLIYVYIPLLFLWVTWRGRRGVKA is encoded by the coding sequence ATGCAAGTAAAAGTGAAAGAGAGAAATCAGATCTCACCCTCATTGGTATACTATCTCGTCGTCGCTAACCAACTGGGTGTAGGGGTGCTCGGATTTGAACAAATTCTTTCTCACTCGGTAGGAAATGAAGCATGGATCGTGGTACTGATCGGTGGGCTTACGATTTATCCGCTGATCTGGATGATATATCGCATATGTGAGCAGGAACAAAGCGATGTGATGGGGATTCATGAACATTTATTGGGGAAATGGGTGGGGAGTTTTGTTAATTTATTATGGATGGGATACGGTTTCTTGATTGCACTCGTCATCATTCGCACTTATTTGGAGGTATTGCAAGTATGGCTGTTCCCTTCTCTAAATGAGTGGGTATTTGCAAGTATGTTTCTTATTTTATCTTACTATGTTATCTCAGGTGGGTTTCGCACGGTTACAGGAATAGCATACTTCTCAATTTTATTAACAACATGGCTAGTCTTTACAACCGTTTATACGTATGAATTTGCTCATCCCAGTAATTTACTTCCGATCTTTCACCATAAGTTAGGGGAGTTTGTTCAAGGATTGAGGGAAAATACGTTAAGCTACTTAGGATTTGAGTTGCTACTTATTTATTATCCCTTCATTAAACAGGCGGAGAAGTCGAGAAAATGGGCCTATCTAGGACATTCGACTACGGTCTTTTTTTATCTGTTTGCTGTTATTGCTTCGACGATGTATTACAGCCAGGGTGAGCTGGCGGAGACGATCTGGTCGTCGATCAACAAATTAAAGATGGTGGAACTTCCTTTCTTGGAACGGTTTGAGTATTTAGCGGTCGCTGTTTGGATCAGTGCGGTGTTACCGAACTTATGCATGGGACTCTGGGTAGCCAGCCGGATTGGGAAGAAGATATGGGGGGGAAGGCAACGACATATCTTAGTAGTAATGATCCTGGTCTGTTTACTGTTAACGGGTATGATTGAAGAACGGGAGACGATTAATAATCTAAATAACTGGCTAGCCATGATTGGGTTTTATTTGATCTATGTGTATATTCCCCTTTTATTCCTATGGGTGACGTGGAGGGGGAGACGGGGGGTAAAAGCATGA
- a CDS encoding Ger(x)C family spore germination protein: MRKTVIWMVIIFVLLMVGRVEQLIVDEVQLLFAVGFDVSEGKDKYEATISAPTYEPDQSLNRKIVSAKSNTSKGLRHKLGSELERPFAIGKLSMVLLSEEVAKKGVITLLDSFLREPSVGSRAHIAVVEGDIKELLQGEFSRSEDIGMYLSEIILQNMNIGYLPESNIHLFNYAYHEDGADPYLPIFKAKEDTAQIMGLALFQDDRYVDKLELNDVYLFSMLHEGVNQGNYEFSLDKDQFVTVQNNGSSIKYQLPKSGEKPTIKGELSMKATVIEYSGEEVTGQQEKLIKKRLEETLKNNGEEMIRSFVDKGIDPLGFGAKAHNQFGGWAVDKWYEVYPDVEISLQVTVEILSTGALG, encoded by the coding sequence ATGAGAAAAACAGTGATCTGGATGGTGATTATCTTTGTACTACTTATGGTAGGCAGAGTAGAACAATTAATAGTAGATGAAGTGCAGCTTTTATTTGCCGTTGGCTTTGATGTGTCAGAGGGGAAGGATAAATATGAAGCTACCATCTCCGCTCCCACCTACGAACCAGATCAATCGCTCAACCGCAAGATTGTTTCAGCTAAGTCTAATACGAGTAAGGGATTGCGCCACAAGTTGGGGAGTGAATTGGAGCGCCCGTTTGCTATTGGAAAGCTAAGCATGGTCTTACTGAGTGAAGAGGTGGCGAAGAAAGGGGTCATCACCTTATTGGATAGCTTTTTACGAGAGCCTAGTGTAGGAAGTCGCGCTCATATTGCGGTGGTAGAAGGCGATATAAAGGAGTTGTTACAGGGAGAATTCTCTCGCAGTGAAGATATCGGGATGTATTTAAGTGAAATCATCTTGCAAAATATGAATATAGGTTACTTGCCGGAAAGCAATATTCATTTATTTAATTATGCTTATCATGAAGATGGGGCGGATCCGTACTTGCCTATCTTTAAAGCGAAAGAAGACACGGCTCAGATTATGGGGTTAGCTCTTTTTCAAGACGATCGCTATGTGGATAAGTTAGAGTTAAACGATGTCTACTTGTTTAGCATGTTGCATGAGGGTGTGAATCAAGGGAACTATGAATTTTCCTTGGACAAAGATCAGTTTGTAACGGTACAAAACAACGGCTCTTCCATTAAGTATCAACTACCAAAGAGCGGAGAAAAGCCTACCATTAAAGGTGAGTTATCCATGAAAGCGACGGTTATTGAGTATTCTGGTGAAGAAGTGACGGGTCAGCAAGAGAAGTTGATCAAAAAAAGGCTAGAAGAAACATTGAAAAATAATGGTGAGGAAATGATTCGTTCGTTTGTTGATAAGGGGATTGATCCCTTAGGGTTTGGTGCTAAGGCGCACAATCAGTTTGGTGGATGGGCGGTAGATAAGTGGTATGAAGTATACCCTGATGTGGAGATTTCCCTTCAGGTGACAGTGGAAATTTTAAGTACAGGGGCTTTAGGGTAA